aaaaaaataaataaatacacatacatatatatatatttatatatatttatttatttatatttatttattttataattcacacatatacatatatacatattttattttttttttatacacatGCTgtgttaaataaaaaattcaaatataaCATTCACATTTACGTATACCCCCCCCCCCTTCCTATGACATCATTACATTAATTCAtcatgaaattaaaaatatatcttgtctttaaatataatattttattaacagaataaaatatttattatttttttgaaaataaaaatgttaatgatgataagaaaaaaggaagtattatatatcttaACATGcttatttacaaatatatactattgtataaaaaatgaaataaactatgaatataattctcaaataaacaaaataaaaaacccGTATCGCAtagatatagaaaataaagaagaatgtaattttaaatatgataatataaaatctttgttcaagtatatatatttaattgagTGCTCCGTTAATACTAATAAATTACAACTACATTTTATTAATGTAGCaaaaaatagtaataaaaaaaaagatatatattatttctataacgaaaatgataaaaaaataaagagtgATATTATACAATttgatatacaaaaaaatgataaaaaagtaaattaTAAAGTATGCCCATcactttataaatataaaagtcattgcttttatatttctattattataatatttcaaaaaaaacaaatagatGGATTACgagaattatttataaatcatatattaCTTAATAAAGAGGATGATTTTAAAATTTCAGATTTATTacattcaaataatataaaaattattgataacaaattaaaatatcCTGTCTTTTGTCTAGTacataaaaacaaaattaaaagatatcATGTAATAGATATTAATATTGAAAGATATGtaccattatatatatatgcatctagttatatatataatttcgtATTTATTGatagaaataaaaacaatttattgaaagaagaaaattatatatatgaatccTATTTCTACAAGTTTTATTGTACTactgataatatgaatatatatgtcaGTACTTGtgataaggaaaaaaaacaattttatatttataaaattaatatttattgttaTAGGACATATAAAAGCTATTTAAACAATATATAcgatataaatattgttgAATTAGAGGATAAGATACATAatccatatttatatgataacgaaaagaatataaacaATGAAAAGGAAAATCCATCTTATGCTTCACTTAATAGTAAAAgtaataatcaaaataatggTAAATTAATAAgcgataataataatttgtttGTTTATAATAATCCTAGTTTTATTACTCCTTCGTTTCAtgtaaaaaaacataaatatgatatatacaCATCATCAGACACATTTCTATTTGTAATAAAAGTTCATAACAACCAATTAAATAACAttacaataaataataagaaagtATTATCTgagtataatataatgacCTTAAACGAATTACCTGATGATCAATTTTATGATGACTGTATATATCTATGGAAAAGGTtacaagaaaataattacatTGATGAAAGTACAGAGGAATTAAAAAgtgaaaaatatacaaaaaaatacaaaatggataatcataaatataacaatagTGGTAATAAAACTTattcaaatgataataattataatatagaaacaatcaattataatatgaattctAAAAATAGGTTTTACTataataaggaaaaaatacCTTATCATTTCTTCAACAATATATACGAAGAAGActtttttcatctttataagaacaaaaaaaatagaaatccagttaatattaaaaaaaagttgTGGTATGAATTCTTTTTTCTATCCTCATcacaaaaaacaaaaacaaaaatatataatcataatgaaataaaaaaggttTTATAtcctataaaaaatatgttccTCTTACAATATACgtatgaagaaatatatgatgAAATAGAAGATAATATCAATGAgaaaaaagacaaaaaatataataaaaaacaatcCGTTGTTGTtcattattacttttatgtacataaaattcctaaaaatattctagtaaataatgaatattttataatatttttaattaatgcTAATTGTAatcatcaaaataatatttgttacttggaaaaaaataaacaatcatatatacaaataatatttaaaaaagaaaaaggacaagaaaataattatctcTTCTTAAACACCAACTTGTTATTACAACAAGAAaattatagtaataataatataacatatttgaATAATACTAATAATACACTCAACACTTTAGTcactttatttataaataatcaaGAAATTACTAAAAatactttatataaaattaatgaaattggaaaagaaaaagaaatcattaatatcaaaatattaaataatacagaaaagaataaagatatattaaaaaacaaaacaaatataattctAGATACtaatttaataatagtaagagaatatgttttttataaatttcttcttaaaatattgtcttacttttcatatttttatatctttttcttaTCATGTCTTCAACCAGTACAAATGATGAATCCTATTCAAATGATACAAATACTAACATtcataaatttaaattattcattCCCATCATTGTTTAgctattttataaaaaatatgcaaAGTCTTTCGTTTATatctcattttatttatgatcTTAAGATATataggaaaaaaattaatatgttacaaaaaaatgaGGACGTTCAAAGTTATATGATATTTGATGACCCCCATGAAGAAACACAACAAAATATTAAcactaataatataaaaaacaatgttgataataattcatctgatggttataataatcatatggAACAAGATACACTAAAAAAAACAGACAAACATATTGAATATAATGGTACTAATAAATATGTGCATGGTAATATGGACAAAGAAAATgacataaatgaaaatattcaaaataatcaaaatgttcaaaatattcaaaatattcaaaataatcaaaataatcaaaatgtGGAAAGAGctgaaaatattcatattcatGATAcccaaaatgataataatttaaataactCCAATgacatattaaataattcttcTCCCAAAAATAATGTTGCATGGTTTAATAAAAACtatttacaatatttattttctttaaacaCAAAAAAGGAACAAGAACAAAACAACAACatgacatataaaaaatttgaggaattaaaaaaatactttattaataatataaaaaatatatatatgaggaaaaagaagaagaaaagaaaaaaaaaaaaaaagaaaaggaaaaaagaaaacgaaATACAAGACATGAAactattacatatatatattagtacACTTTTaaacattataaatatcatatttattttattattattttattttatatctaaaaaatttatatctaaaaataaatatctaAACAAATTACATATACCTTTTTTATCTATTCAAAattttacattatttatatttgatatatttctatatccattaatattttctatatgcaatataatacaatttgaaaatatatatcatattaaattatattttatctatatagACTTTCTTGTTCTTAAAATTATTTGTCTATTTTTACTTGTGTCatttataattctttatattatgattCCTATACCTTTTAttgtatacataaataatcatattgtttataattatcatttcaAGAAATTTATTcctaaatatattaatcataTAAGTGGAATAGtaaattattttcctttcaaaatatttctcaaaaatatattatattatcataaatatcAAGAAGAACATCAAGATAATCAACAATTTTCTCCTTCTTCAAATATGGTGAATACATCACAtgacaatataaaaaaggatatattaaaaatggatcagaaaaagatgaaaaatatgttaattaatataacaaagaaaaataaaaattttgtgGGCAAATCATTTCTCaaacaaattattaaaaattttgtaCACATACAAAAAGAAGAACTAAAACAAAATCTATTGGAGGATATAGATTCTACGATTAATAATAgtgaatatgaaaaaaatgaaatgaataaaaaaaataaagactGTGATAGTATAGATACAAATCATTCAaacaataattttttacGTCATAATGATCAACTAGACATTTgcaataatatatcattatatcaaaaaaagaaaaacttatttaaatgttgtaaaatgttattttatttattagatGATGAATATAATCAATATGAACCATATGAACAATATGATCAATATGGTCAGTACAATATTgaagatttaaaaaatataataacatccATTCCTCAAACATTgattaaatatgataaaaatgattctaaaaaattaaataaatatatcacaTTCGtcaatcaaaatatatataacaattatgatgatgatatcataaatatatattcaacatctcaaataaataattcatttcATACATATGATTATTCAGTAGACTAtgacattaaaaaaaataaatatatcaaagtACGAATTGACAGAAATATgctatataacaataaaaataaagaacaaaatatattgtttttctTGAATGTcctaaataatataaatgttggatatatatatgataaaatacgtctttttaaaaataatatatatataaaaaaaagaatcaaTTTAAAACagttatatatacttttagctcataaacaatatatagaACTATTCATAAATATTGAACAagcatatgataataatttacaaaattattcatttcttattaatagtttttttaatgaaaatatgtaTAGTCTAGTCTTAATAAGATTTATAATAGTTGTTtgtgttatttatataaatctatatatatctcatataaatatatatctcctgttattatctttattgtttctatgtatatttatttatcgcttatattatataagcataaacaaagatatattaaaaaaatgccATATAATAAAGGaagatttattaataataaatgatcaacatgaaaatgataatcaATTAGATgcttataaaataaaacagcCAATAGACGATTCTATGAAAACTTCgataaatcaaaatatgcACAATAAAATTACACATACGGAAATATACCAAAAAGACAGTCAATATGAAAAaggagagaaaaaaaaaaaaaatgatgtaaacaataaatgtaataataattttgaaaatatgtcaaataaaaaaaagaacaatgTACAGTCATCAAGTTCATATGAACCAAGCGATATTATccaagataataaaaattcaagaaaaaaaaaattatataataataaaaaacaaagtaaaaatataataaaaatatataattttatagaatcgattttttttcaaatttttactatatatattatcataaaaaatttaaaagaaagaCAACATTACTCAGAATTAATTATTagtatcatattatttttagtattaattttttttatgtttaatgaaaaaaataaatatgaatgcATACCAttccatttattattaatccTTTTAACTATCTCATTATATATcgatttttttatgataaagCACATTTGCAagcaaatatatttatatatcaaacATATTGTTATGATAAGTATATATTctaattattatatcaaaataaatataataaatcaaatGAAAGCATTACAATATATGtttcacatttttatttataatccAATTAAcagtataataaaaagagaaaaaaaagaaaaaataaatatgaagaagacaagtacatatattaatatgataagagcaaataatgatatatgttccttattttatcataataataataataaaaagaaaaaatataaattaaaacaaccatacacaaatatatctacattaaaaaatataagaactAATCATATAGAAATATTTCAATATGAAGGTTGTGTACATTATGAATGCCAACTGTtaaaaacagaaaaaaataatatatacaataaaaaaaaaaaattatacaaaaatttatattgttattataaaaattcagATATGATCAAAAAGGTTTTAAAAATAGATACTATACCTATATATCTAAATGATGAAATGAGAGAAGAACAAAAAATGTGTATATGCACAATACAAGTAATTAATGGCAAAAATGGTAGAATAACTAAAGGAATATCtatttatatgaagaaacaaaaaaaaggaaaaaaacataaaatatatactttatattataataaaaaatataatatttttataacaaaCGTGGAATCATCATCTaaggaagaaaaatatacaaatatacaaaataatgatatgattgaaaaaaaagacaaaaatgaaatatataaacaaataaatagtAAATACAACATTTATAGTGAATATATAACGGATAACATAAATGACAATTATGATCATTCTTAtgtagataatataaattcatataataaagaatataaaattataaaaattgatAAATATTCGTATACAAcaattaatgaaaataatctAATTATAAATAGTTTATTCATTAAACCAAATAGGATGTATaaattacaaataatatttaaaaataaatatcttaaaaatattacatttgataaaaaaacaaatgagAGAAACTGTTTTTTTGATAAagaagatataataaatataaaaccaAACGAATGtacaaataaagaaaatacaaataattgtAAGTATTTAAAATCAGAAAAACATTATGATAATGcaaatcataataaaaatattgatagtgataatgaaaaatataataatataaatacatatatattaaataaaaacaatttaaACCAAGgacattataaaatatatactatcATATGTAAAGATATAGGAAAACTCATAATTCCttatgatataaattatataaatatttttgaagatataaaagtagaaaatagaaataaagaaataatttatttaaatattcattcgaatcatatatgttttattaaaaaggataatcgtattatattatatcatcctTCTTTTgagaaatatgaaatatatcatGTGTatcttaaaaattttaaaaaaaatattacagaTTATGTAAGTAATGAATTTGAAATAAAAAGTTCACAAAATGGACAAATTATTTTAAGTATTTATAaggatatagaaaataatgatgatattatatataaacaaaacaaaaatatagatagaaataaagataatccaaaaattatttttgatgataatatatatatttataaaatagttaattataaaaatacaaaagatATTTTTGTCAAGGTACAGAAAAAGTAcaatacttttttttctccAATATTagataattatgatgaaaaaaatttggaacaaaataaatttgaTCTTTCCATTTTTAAAGCCTGCCTTAATAAATTGGAAAAAATAGATgaacaagaaaataaaatagataaCACAAATAATGAATTTCATGATAAGAATGGTGATGAAAAGATTATTGATATGGTCAAACCATATGATGATTTCTGCAAAGAAATAGAGCATAATTATTTCATACCAATTCAAATATTGTATAAAGTTAAATCACATTATTGTATTTCACTTATTAAAGACTTAcaacattattttataaattgtcTAAACGATAATGATgctaataataagaataaaagaaaagaaaaaaaaacatatcatGATAtccaatataatatattgccTACCAAACATGACGATGTTTCTACAAACGAACAGTCTAATGTTTTATCAGATGagcaaaataataaaaaaaacgcTAAAAGTTCTAACTACTCAAATTATGAACTATTACAAAATTCAGATAATTCTAAGGATAGCCAAAAGGAatcaaaagaaaatataataataagaagaaaaaaaaaaaaaaaaagaaatcacAATTTGTTTGTAAAAAAAGACCTACTGATAAATTATACATAcggaatttttaaaaaaatatccaACATTTTTTCagtgaaaaataaaatacacatACGTCAAAATAATGTATCACATCAAAATGATATGTCACATAAAAAGTTTtcagatgaaaaaaaaaagaagagagaaatattttttagatATGTACCTGATTATAAAAAagcaataaatatatatgctaCTACTATTCAAGTTTATGAAAGTAAATACAACTTTTTAGTAAGTAATAAAGGGAATATCAAATTATtatctaattttttaattgataa
This region of Plasmodium sp. gorilla clade G2 genome assembly, chromosome: 13 genomic DNA includes:
- a CDS encoding MORN repeat protein, putative, producing the protein MIRKKEVLYILTCLFTNIYYCIKNEINYEYNSQINKIKNPYRIDIENKEECNFKYDNIKSLFKYIYLIECSVNTNKLQLHFINVAKNSNKKKDIYYFYNENDKKIKSDIIQFDIQKNDKKVNYKVCPSLYKYKSHCFYISIIIIFQKKQIDGLRELFINHILLNKEDDFKISDLLHSNNIKIIDNKLKYPVFCLVHKNKIKRYHVIDINIERYVPLYIYASSYIYNFVFIDRNKNNLLKEENYIYESYFYKFYCTTDNMNIYVSTCDKEKKQFYIYKINIYCYRTYKSYLNNIYDINIVELEDKIHNPYLYDNEKNINNEKENPSYASLNSKSNNQNNGKLISDNNNLFVYNNPSFITPSFHVKKHKYDIYTSSDTFLFVIKVHNNQLNNITINNKKVLSEYNIMTLNELPDDQFYDDCIYLWKRLQENNYIDESTEELKSEKYTKKYKMDNHKYNNSGNKTYSNDNNYNIETINYNMNSKNRFYYNKEKIPYHFFNNIYEEDFFHLYKNKKNRNPVNIKKKLWYEFFFLSSSQKTKTKIYNHNEIKKVLYPIKNMFLLQYTYEEIYDEIEDNINEKKDKKYNKKQSVVVHYYFYVHKIPKNILVNNEYFIIFLINANCNHQNNICYLEKNKQSYIQIIFKKEKGQENNYLFLNTNLLLQQENYSNNNITYLNNTNNTLNTLVTLFINNQEITKNTLYKINEIGKEKEIINIKILNNTEKNKDILKNKTNIILDTNLIIVREYVFYKFLLKILSYFSYFYIFFLSCLQPVQMMNPIQMIQILTFINLNYSFPSLFSYFIKNMQSLSFISHFIYDLKIYRKKINMLQKNEDVQSYMIFDDPHEETQQNINTNNIKNNVDNNSSDGYNNHMEQDTLKKTDKHIEYNGTNKYVHGNMDKENDINENIQNNQNVQNIQNIQNNQNNQNVERAENIHIHDTQNDNNLNNSNDILNNSSPKNNVAWFNKNYLQYLFSLNTKKEQEQNNNMTYKKFEELKKYFINNIKNIYMRKKKKKRKKKKKKRKKENEIQDMKLLHIYISTLLNIINIIFILLLFYFISKKFISKNKYLNKLHIPFLSIQNFTLFIFDIFLYPLIFSICNIIQFENIYHIKLYFIYIDFLVLKIICLFLLVSFIILYIMIPIPFIVYINNHIVYNYHFKKFIPKYINHISGIVNYFPFKIFLKNILYYHKYQEEHQDNQQFSPSSNMVNTSHDNIKKDILKMDQKKMKNMLINITKKNKNFVGKSFLKQIIKNFVHIQKEELKQNLLEDIDSTINNSEYEKNEMNKKNKDCDSIDTNHSNNNFLRHNDQLDICNNISLYQKKKNLFKCCKMLFYLLDDEYNQYEPYEQYDQYGQYNIEDLKNIITSIPQTLIKYDKNDSKKLNKYITFVNQNIYNNYDDDIINIYSTSQINNSFHTYDYSVDYDIKKNKYIKVRIDRNMLYNNKNKEQNILFFLNVLNNINVGYIYDKIRLFKNNIYIKKRINLKQLYILLAHKQYIELFINIEQAYDNNLQNYSFLINSFFNENMYSLVLIRFIIVVCVIYINLYISHINIYLLLLSLLFLCIFIYRLYYISINKDILKKCHIIKEDLLIINDQHENDNQLDAYKIKQPIDDSMKTSINQNMHNKITHTEIYQKDSQYEKGEKKKKNDVNNKCNNNFENMSNKKKNNVQSSSSYEPSDIIQDNKNSRKKKLYNNKKQSKNIIKIYNFIESIFFQIFTIYIIIKNLKERQHYSELIISIILFLVLIFFMFNEKNKYECIPFHLLLILLTISLYIDFFMIKHICKQIYLYIKHIVMISIYSNYYIKINIINQMKALQYMFHIFIYNPINSIIKREKKEKINMKKTSTYINMIRANNDICSLFYHNNNNKKKKYKLKQPYTNISTLKNIRTNHIEIFQYEGCVHYECQLLKTEKNNIYNKKKKLYKNLYCYYKNSDMIKKVLKIDTIPIYLNDEMREEQKMCICTIQVINGKNGRITKGISIYMKKQKKGKKHKIYTLYYNKKYNIFITNVESSSKEEKYTNIQNNDMIEKKDKNEIYKQINSKYNIYSEYITDNINDNYDHSYVDNINSYNKEYKIIKIDKYSYTTINENNLIINSLFIKPNRMYKLQIIFKNKYLKNITFDKKTNERNCFFDKEDIINIKPNECTNKENTNNCKYLKSEKHYDNANHNKNIDSDNEKYNNINTYILNKNNLNQGHYKIYTIICKDIGKLIIPYDINYINIFEDIKVENRNKEIIYLNIHSNHICFIKKDNRIILYHPSFEKYEIYHVYLKNFKKNITDYVSNEFEIKSSQNGQIILSIYKDIENNDDIIYKQNKNIDRNKDNPKIIFDDNIYIYKIVNYKNTKDIFVKVQKKYNTFFSPILDNYDEKNLEQNKFDLSIFKACLNKLEKIDEQENKIDNTNNEFHDKNGDEKIIDMVKPYDDFCKEIEHNYFIPIQILYKVKSHYCISLIKDLQHYFINCLNDNDANNKNKRKEKKTYHDIQYNILPTKHDDVSTNEQSNVLSDEQNNKKNAKSSNYSNYELLQNSDNSKDSQKESKENIIIRRKKKKKRNHNLFVKKDLLINYTYGIFKKISNIFSVKNKIHIRQNNVSHQNDMSHKKFSDEKKKKREIFFRYVPDYKKAINIYATTIQVYESKYNFLVSNKGNIKLLSNFLIDNLNISFIITLFDKYSLFHNEHDETNINLDNIHFNIYEIYKKCSNDKKRLLSKIISYLEQLVAYKFLCIIKYYGQKLNYLLLLDQINNDVDIYNIQKKIDYLFFNKYNFIKKEIKKHYKMKNYRNRNDPNEYSEKHGVDISINNIKYIYEKIVKKYVKQKKYMNKCFSDIKHNIYEIRKKYPTINNYPYFPFFINKSNIIKIKYDIDQQIYYWNNCLTNFFNNIIEKSLTHTNLKYNIRIMNNHILNHIKDSLLIRTKYKHIKNFNFAHIIISHHFLNPQVEHFSSITPIFFFMKILPSNFIFFPNDKYNSIYNKENIEQKNKNNQTDAIKNNDYIIDQSQKDRPLSTFNPYNTNNMNDNLSSTKLIPCYIQIINNDLLIYIFDSHNNKICWKLAKKDYNIYEQNENYSEVTYTQSNEDQTKNDHMDEGHNIMQDNINNNTKQYNPCININNNNFLNNKMEETQEDEDNSYIETYSYNKDTSFIHSLKNKRKKDKSNNFCKDGYYTLLDDNHLNNNNINKNLFFFTNFDHNFSNIYKIIKNYIKKKYAFFLYICNGKNIDKYSYGTAPEFVDIFIQINYICKEKLRNNITINDDMIVNKNKKELNLLDKRIKEILLETHEILKNEKEYNNVMKENKNVLIDIIPNFTNNINEVHQNSYTNKCIKKKKYICKNIYMNNICHKNENSIANPNNNIYYNTNVVRTEDTNNNFCYNIQLFTYNFFKKKVNKLLKNYYNYIYMSEQNDVEKYEQFEKTLSRTDDEDDHISITTMENISMTSTDIIDEYSVEYSDQYNEKHDNLYDEKEVDEMSSIIQTFHLNENPNKYYYLLKKIERSRCSNLFNIENDIYDYNRCIHRELIFYNRRHEIFCKYIGDMKNMLYNGKGKLYDKFNSLIYDGEWRNCEKNGKGKLLFKYFNIWYLYEGNFCNDEIVDKGIISLIDKEYVKNIESKKINKLCPLLIKANFCRNGQRKTTKEIPSNVTEVGNITNNVTNNTTNNVTNNTTNNVTNNITNNVTYNITNNIHKKKSKNKLTKKIMNKIQNTVMANYSYTNNVDCWSKDIIDIYMPYLKKWNIYSFYCSSNIENINKRKDIFLHNNNNNNFKHLIGYPSFELVDADSTQNKLEYNKMENNKNLVNTQIKDELIENKKKIKENYQIYNNMLNTGISSIIQNDTHNNYHMDNIDKITKTKNKTFLRNDKSNMNVHIIYQNNLLKNEFIDSMKNINEDKLYYPIINKCIGLTKIIYADKSEYFGAVNDRGEPNTNEKYPKAFFNNEYFFYEGEMKNFLPNGYGIFKNKEKDKNTYIGYWSNGYRQGNGCLHLKNKKYIIQGRFYKDEIKDHINIYIRDDKISKLHLSSKRNKNCQKMKIYFKNGYIFYGYFTPNFKRHGIGILIDNHNKILYHGYYENDIIDKFCYILRHKDNTIYSGNLNKGLKQGFGKLYNEPKINILDNQKQINITPSNEHILARKLEPHDSIDINSNININFNIPSNNIVYIGYWDQNNYSHFGSCNLKNGIYKGEIKQAKKEGLGIYIYKKKKTCKNKNRYILSYFKNDKIDKMGKYYTEYDKLKVYPFDKEQIIPQLNSYEKCLKKGNTIPPHILKTDNLFINQELDTYITLPLADMVQTIMNEIFDKSTSFINYLNASFKFDLNYFLKK